The following proteins come from a genomic window of Lycium ferocissimum isolate CSIRO_LF1 chromosome 4, AGI_CSIRO_Lferr_CH_V1, whole genome shotgun sequence:
- the LOC132054350 gene encoding uncharacterized protein LOC132054350 isoform X1 produces MEKKYGRPVCRSEVVLSTLLKKNGNYVNEEGKIIADKISEHLSQDQEHAATLGVPLKILAHPNDAIGKVYGAEHSGRVRGLGGNVCPSTAFGMPKHSVSYANLGGSSNTSHQRVEDLEKHVETLEEKLTGYEETKEQLVETKERLAQNENHLATLHRFLQAKFGSELPSFTLDSS; encoded by the exons ATG GAGAAAAAATATGGAAGGCCTGTGTGCCGAAGTGAGGTTGTTTTGTCAACTTTACTGAAGAAGAATGGAAATTATGTGAATGAAGAAGGGAAGATTATAGCT GATAAAATATCGGAGCATCTATCTCAAGATCAAGAACATGCTGCCACTTTAGGTGTTCCATTGAAGATATTGGCTCATCCTAATGACGCCATTGGAAAAGTATATGGAGCTGAACATTCTGGTCGTGTGCGTGGTTTAGGTGGTAATGTTTGCCCCTCGACTGCTTTTGGAATGCCTAAACATTCAGTTAGCTATGCGAATCTTGGTGGTTCTAGTAATACATCTCATCAACGTGTTGAAGACCTAGAGAAGCATGTCGAAACCTTGGAAGAGAAGTTGACTGGATATGAAGAGACCAAGGAACAACTTGTGGAGACCAAGGAACGGCTTGCGCAAAATGAGAATCACTTGGCAACTCTTCATAGGTTTTTACAAGCTAAATTTGGTAGTGAGTTGCCTAGTTTCACCTTAGATTCTTCTTAG
- the LOC132054350 gene encoding uncharacterized protein LOC132054350 isoform X2, with product MDKISEHLSQDQEHAATLGVPLKILAHPNDAIGKVYGAEHSGRVRGLGGNVCPSTAFGMPKHSVSYANLGGSSNTSHQRVEDLEKHVETLEEKLTGYEETKEQLVETKERLAQNENHLATLHRFLQAKFGSELPSFTLDSS from the exons ATG GATAAAATATCGGAGCATCTATCTCAAGATCAAGAACATGCTGCCACTTTAGGTGTTCCATTGAAGATATTGGCTCATCCTAATGACGCCATTGGAAAAGTATATGGAGCTGAACATTCTGGTCGTGTGCGTGGTTTAGGTGGTAATGTTTGCCCCTCGACTGCTTTTGGAATGCCTAAACATTCAGTTAGCTATGCGAATCTTGGTGGTTCTAGTAATACATCTCATCAACGTGTTGAAGACCTAGAGAAGCATGTCGAAACCTTGGAAGAGAAGTTGACTGGATATGAAGAGACCAAGGAACAACTTGTGGAGACCAAGGAACGGCTTGCGCAAAATGAGAATCACTTGGCAACTCTTCATAGGTTTTTACAAGCTAAATTTGGTAGTGAGTTGCCTAGTTTCACCTTAGATTCTTCTTAG